In Sorghum bicolor cultivar BTx623 chromosome 10, Sorghum_bicolor_NCBIv3, whole genome shotgun sequence, one genomic interval encodes:
- the LOC8069176 gene encoding uncharacterized protein LOC8069176 codes for MHYPCRVYRQFGRLQGIPPLIDRRFRSTQKDWAVRHDAHLQTWYHRQVPLVNSLPPHEPARWMEYLQWLHRSTRTHIIVPYTNTPADEGGEDDIADAFDEAQRVDKQVLRAPLNRYVSQQLSNYSEEASRQLFQTRDDKSNPLRSFVKKIKKGCKKLAAKLSCADTTYEPPLHPMLSRSQTASMSTRATSARAASSSVRTPQYTGKGPADVDDEDEALQYSMTSGDDDDDELQWEFTGHEEMGTSQLGGAPIGTQGVEYTPEEYTQRVEYTQGVEYTQPILCFYFSIFA; via the exons ATGCACTACCCTTGCAGGGTTTACAGACAGTTCGGGAGGCTGCAGGGGATTCCACCGCT GATTGATCGCAGGTTTCGGTCCACGCAAAAGGATTGGGCGGTCAGGCACGATGCACATTTGCAGACTTGGTATCACAGGCAGGTTCCCCTCGTCAACTCACTACCACCGCACGAGCCGGCCAGATGGATGGAGTACCTACAGTGGCTGCACCGGAGTACGAGGACTCATATCATAGTCCCGTACACCAACACCCCTGCAgatgagggtggtgaggatgaCATCGCCGATGCGTTCGACGAGGCGCAAAGGGTTGACAAACAGGTTCTTAGGGCCCCCTTAAATAGATATGTG TCACAACAGTTGTCTAACTACTCCGAGGAAGCTAGTAGGCAACTGTTCCAGACTAGAGACGACAAGAGCAACCCTCTTCGCAGCTTTGTCAAG AAAATCAAAAAGGGCTGCAAGAAGTTAGCGGCTAAGCTGAGCTGTGCAGACACGACATATGAGCCTCCGTTGCACCCCATGTTGTCTAGGAGCCAGACGGCCTCGATGTCCACCAGAGCTACTTCAGCTAGGGCCGCTTCCTCCTCTGTACGTACTCCGCAGTACACAGGGAAGGGTCCAGCGGACGTGGACGATGAGGACGAGGCCCTTCAGTACTCCATGACTagtggcgacgacgacgacgacgagttaCAGTGGGAGTTCACCGGTCACGAGGAGATGGGTACCTCACAGCTAGGCGGTGCTCCTATTGGTACACAGGGCGTGGAGTACACACCGGAGGAGTACACACAGAGGGTGGAGTACACACAGGGGGTGGAGTACACACAGCCTATACTGTGCTTTTACTTTTCTATATTTGCATGA